The genomic DNA CCGGGCAGCGTACGAGACCGCTTCGATCCACATCGGTGAGGACATCGGGAGACTCCTGCGGCACAGGGCCGTCGCGCCCAGAGTCAGACTCGGATGGCGTGCGCTCCCGCTGCGTACACAAGGCGACACTTCGAAGGGTTTCCGCCGTGCTCGTCGAAGATTACGATCTCATGCGTCTGGCCGGGCGTGATCCACGCGCTCGGGATGAGGTGCGAGGTCTGCGGCCCGACCGCGCCCGCCCCCGGCATAGAGACGAAGTAGCGCCCAAGGTGCTTGTCGTCGATGTAGATCTGGCCCTTGGTCATGCCGGAGAGATCGATGAACAGCGGCGACTCGTTGCTGTTGGCCGTGAAGGAGCCCCGCCACCACGTGGGACCGTTGTGTGAACCCGACTTGGACGCCCTGAACGCCGCGCCGTTGGGCTGCTCCCACTTGGCGAAGGCCCAGTCGGCCTTGGCGGTGAGGTTGTCGACGCATTCCTCGATCTGGATCTTCACGTCCTTGAAGGCCTGCTCGGGTGTGAGCGTCAGCCCCTCGCCGACCAGCGCGACTTGGATCGCGTTGTTTCCCTTGTGCAGCACAGGCGCGTCGAGCAGAACGGAAACGGTCGCGCCGCGCTCGAGGAACTTGATCGGTGTCCCGTTCGCAACGAGCACCGCTCGGGCGCGCGAGTTCTGGACCTTGATAAGGACCGGCGTCGACTTCCGGTGAGAGAACGTCAGCGTGAGGCGCTCAGGGACCGTGGTGTCACCCGTTCGGACCTCCCACAAAGGAGACTGGAACTTGAGCAGGTCGAGTGGCTCCGCGATCACAACCTTGCTCTTCACGCCCTTGATCGCCTGCACGACCTGAAGGTGGCCGTGCAGCCCCTTCTTTTCGGCGAGCGAGACGCCGCCGCTGCGACGCCCGAGATTCTCCGCGAGCATCACCAGATTGTGCGAGCCCTTCTTGAGCGAGAGCGTGATGTGGTCATTCGCGCCCGGACCGACGCCCAGCACACCCAGGAACTCACCGTCCAGGAACGTGTGCAGGCGATCTGCCCCGTGCGGCGCGGCAACCTTCACCCGCTTGGCGGAACCCGACTTGATGCCCAGTCGATACCACCCGTAGCCCCACGGACAACCGAGCGCGACAAGATCCGCAGGCCCCGCGATGGTCGCGAAGCGTGCGCTCTGGCCGGAGATGTAGTCGGCAGACTCGACGGGCGTCATCGCGCTGAGCATTGCTTTCGGGGCGGACTTGGGCGCGGGGCGAACCTTCGCGCCGCCCGACTTCACCACGCCCTCCGAGTCGATGACCGTGACCTGGCGTTGCTCTGACGCGTCGTCCACAATGGGCTCGCCGGACGCGCTGATCGCCGAGGCGCCGACGATCACGGTGCGTTCGGTGACGAATGCCGAGTCGATCTGGCTCTCGCTGCAGAGGACGATGTGAATCCCCTCGTGCGCGACGACGGTCGGCTTCTTCCCGGACGGGGCCTCGAGCTCGATCGGGGCACCATTGATCGAGACAACGCCCCGCGAGCCGGACGGCCCGTAACAGACGAAGACCTTGCCGACCATCGCGAACGCGTTGAACGCGCTGTAGTCGATCCGCGAGCGCCCGCCGAGATGCACGTCGATGAGGCACCACGCAACGTGCTGCTGGCCGATCGGCACGGAGACGTTCGATCCGTCCGCGAGGAGCAGTGTTGCCGCGGCGGGCGTCTTGGTCTGCTGATCGCGGAAGATGAACGCGACCCCGCCCTGCCCGCCGTTCGCATGGGCGACGACAAACCCGCCCGCTTGGGTCTCACCCTTCGCGGGGCGCGCAACGGAGCGTGATCCGACATGCTGCGCAACGTCGAGCATCACCGGCTGGTACGAGGTGTCAAGATTGGAAAGCACGCGCCCGAACTGCGACGCGAAGTGGCAGACACGACGGATCGCCTTGTACGACTCGGTGGGGCGTCCGGCCTCGTCCAGCGGCGCACCGCGGTCGTTGGATGCGCAGAAGAATCCTTCCGAACCCTCGTGCTCACGCCCACCGGCGAAGCCGAACGTGGTGCCGCCGAAGAAGGGCTGCAGATTGAACTGGCCACCCGCTGCGAGAACTTCCGCCAGACGCCGCTGCACGACGAGCGGCTCAACCTGCGGCTTTGGCTCGGAGCCCCACGTGGAGGACGCGCCGAGGTTGAAGTCGATGACGAAGCGGGGCTGATCGGGGCGAACGGTGGCGAGCTGCCGGAGCGTCGAGATCATCTGCTCTGAGCCGCACCACCCGTCGATCTCACCCTCAACACCCTGCCAGAGGTTGTTGGCGTTGACGATGGGGACATTGATGCCCCCTTCGCGCAGATAGCGGATCAATTCGCCGAGATACGCGTTGGCGAGCGTGTCGTCGCCGCACGTCCATGAGAACTCGTTCTGCACGAGCACGATCGGTCCGCCCACGCCGGGCGCGGTGACCTGAAGATCACGGACCTCGTCGGCAACCGCGGAGAGATAGCGCGAGCACGCCTCAAGGAACGCACCCGAGTTGGTGCGCATCGAGATGTTGGGCATCGCCGAGAGCCAGGCGGGGAGCCCGCCCATGTCCAGATCTTGCCCGATGTACGGACCGACGCGCAGGATCGCCATCATGCCGGCCTTGCCGATCAGCTCGACGAAGTGGCGGATGTCATTCTCGCCCTTGAAGTCGAACTGTCCGGCCCGCGCCTCATGGCGCTGCCAGGCGATCGGCACATCAATGGCATTCAGCCCGGCGCACTTCGCGCCGTGGATGCGATCCGCCCAGCTCGCGCGAGGAACCCGGAAATAGGGGATCGAGCCGGAAACGAGCCAGATTCTTCGACCGTCGAGCATGAAGCTGCGGCCGTCGTAGGTCACAGAGGCCATGCGTTGGATCGCTCCGTGCCTCCAAGAGTGAATGGAGGAGGTCGTCTGGGGCCGCCCGACGAGGTTGGGAATACCGACCGTCTACCGCCCACGTGGACGGCCCGCCCGGCGGCTGGGGGGAACCCGAAGGATAGGACCGAATGGACCCGCTCGCAACGAGAGGGGCCGGAAAGTGGTACAGTTGGGCCACTCGTCGCAAGATGAGCATGACAGACGCTTCCCATTTTCCTATACGTTTACGAACAAAGGACTTTCGAGTGCCCAGATTGTGCACCTCTTCAATGATCTTCGGCGTCTTGCTGACGGCCGGCGTGCTCGCTCTTGGCGGATGTTCTCGAGGGTTATCGGACATTGATCGCGTCACCAACCGGCTCATGGCGGCACGAACCGACACCATCGGTGCGGGTCCCACCGCGCCGATCCGAGAGTCACTAGACCCAAACTCTGTCAGGCGGCCGTACCAGAACTCGATCAATCCCGACACAACAAACCCAGATGTCAACGAACTGACGTTCGTTCCTGCGGACGAAGCCAGAGACGTGGCGGCTCGTCTCGAGTCCTACGCAAGGCGGGCCAGCGGCGCAGGGCAGGAGGTTCGGACCCTCACGATCACGGATGTCTTCCGCATCGTCCAGCGCACGGGACGTGAGTATCTCAACGCCGAGGAAGACTATCTCATAGCCGCGATCTCGCTGCTGATCGAGCAGCATCGCTGGGGTCCGCGCCTCTTCAACGACACGGCGGTCACCGTCGGCGCCTCTGGTGACAGCGGCTCGTTCGACCACGCGATCAACGTCGTCAACTCGCTTCGCGCGACACAGCGTCTGCCCTACGGCGGCGAGGTGGAAGCACGCTGGGTGTGGCGGGCGACGGAGCAGCTCCGCAGTTCCGTGAGCGGGCAGTATCGCCAGTCATCGGAACTCATCCTCGGCGGCAGCATCCCGCTCCTGCGTGGGGGAGGCGTCACGGCTCGCGAGAGCATCATCCAGGCCGAGCGTGACATCATCTACGCCGCCCGTTCGTTCGAGGAGTTCCGACGCTCGTTCCTCGCGGACATCGCGGATGATTACTTCGCCCTCCTCCAGACCCGCTCGCAGATCGCAAACCAGGAGCGTCAGATCGAGTCGCTCCGGCGTCTGAATGAGGCGACCCAGGCCCGCGTCGATGCGGGGCGTGAGAGCCGGTTCCGTGTCGCGATCGTCGAGAACCAGTTGCTCTCGGGCGTGGCGTCGCTCGCTTCGCTCCGTGAGCAGTACATCCTGCAGTTGGACCGTTTCAAGGTTCGGCTCGGGCTCGACCCGAAGGAGCCGATCGAGATCGCCGCGCTGGAGTTCGAGCTCGCAGAGCCGGAGATCGACGAGTATGTCGCCGCCCAGTACGCGCTCGAGTACCGGCTCGACCTTCAGAACCAGCGCGACCGCGTGACGGACGCGAGACGTGCCGTCGCCAATGCAAAGAACAACGTGCTACCTGACCTTGACATCAGGGGGCAGGTCGGCGTGCCCACCGATCCGGGCACACGAGAGGGCGGGGTCGATTTCGACTTTGATTACACGCGCTACAGCGCGGGCGTGGATCTTTCTCTTCCCCTCGATAGAAAGATCGAGCAACTCGGTCTCAAGCGGACAATGGTGCAGCTCGAACGCCAGATCCGTAACTACGAGCGAGCCAGAGACGATGTCGTCGTCACGTCACGGAGCGCGGTGCGACAGATCGATCGGGCGAGGTTCTCGCTGACACTCGCCGAGCGACAGGTCTCGATCAACCGCGAGCGTCTCCGCGAACAGAAACTCAAGGAGGACATTGTCGATCCCCAGTCGATCGTCGACTCAGAGAACGACCTCCTCCGTTCAGAGAACGACCGAGATCGCGCCAAGACGGACCTTCGCAACGCGATCCTGAACTACCTCGTCGTGACCGGCCAGATGCGCGTTGCCCCGGGAGGCGAGTTCCAGCCCGTTCCGGGCATGATGCTCGAAACACCGGCCGGTGTAGTGCCGATCCCCCAGCCGGACGAGATCAGACCAACACCGGGAGCAGAGGGGCCGAAGCCCGCAGAGCTGCCGGGTGGCGGCGAGATTGAACCTGACGGCGACGAGCCACGGGACGAATGAGCGTGTTCGCGAATTGTGTCAACCAGCCAACGCGTGCGCATCGAGCACAGTCATGGCATAGATATCGTGCAGCTCCCATCGCTCGCCGACACGCAGATACGACTGCACGCCGCGTTCGTGGCTGAATCCGAGCGAAAGGGCAAGGCGGATGCTCGCATCGTTCTCCGGCGCTATGCCCGCGTGGATCGTGTGTAACCCCAGCCCCGCAGGAAGGTCCGCAAAGGCGTGTCGTAAGGTGGACAAGATCCCCTCGCGTGCGAGCCCTTGCCTGGTATGGCCCGACGCGATCCACCAGTTCATATCAGCGGACGACTGGAGCCCGCGTGCGATCGCGTTCAGGTTGAATCCGCCCACGATCTCGCCGCTCGGAAGCACACCGATGCGACGCCAGGCCGTGCCCTGCGAGTCCCCGGTGGACGCCAGCTGCAACTGACGCTCGAAGAACGCGTCGTCGGATTCGCCCGGGTTGTTGAGCGGGATCCACCGTTCGAGGTGTGCGCGGCTGCCGTTGATCGTCGCAAGAAACGGTTCACGATCCGATTCAATGAGCGGCCGGAGCGTCATCCTGCCGGCCGCGACGCCGCGCGGGGCGACGACCTCGACCGCGCGCTCGGGCGCGATGCGGGCGAGCAATCGCCTGGGCGTCACCGGCGCGGGATGCGTGCCGGAAGTGGTCGAAACGGACTTGCTCGGGTTGTGCATCGTCATGCTTGAACCTGCGGGCGCTCCGGATGGGGCCAGTCGAGATGGAAGAAGGTGCCTCGTGGTTGATCGACGCGCTCATAGGTGTGTGCGCCGAAGTAGTCTCGTTGGGCCTGCAGCAGGTTCGCGGGGAGACGCTCCGTGCGATACGCATCAAAGTAAGAAAGCGCGGATGCAAACGCCGGAACTGGCACGCCCTGCACCGCGGCACGGGCAACGACGGCCCGCCAGTGCCGCTGGGCGCGGTCGATGACCGAAGCGAAATACTGATCAAGGAGCAGATTGGGCAGGTCGGGGCGACGCGCGTACGCCTCGGTGATCTTCTGCAGGAAGCGTGCACGAATGATGCACCCACCCCTGAAAATCGACGCGATCTCGCCGAGGTTCAAGCCCCAGTTGTTCGCCCTTCCCGCTGCGTTCATCAGCGCAAACCCCTGCGCGTACGAGCAGATCTTCGAGCAGTAGAGCGCATCGCGCACGGCCTCGACCCAGTTGTAATCGCCCGAGCCGACAGAATGGGCGTGCGCGCCGATCTCGGGTCCTTTCAGGATGGCCGCCGCCGCCACACGCTCTTCCTTCAGCGAACTGATGTTCCTCGCAAAGACTGCCTCGGCCATGGTCGGTGCCGGCACACCCATGTCGAGTGCGGCGTTGATCGTCCACTTCCCGGTGCCCTTCTGGCCGGCCGCATCCAGGACGATATCGACGAAG from Phycisphaeraceae bacterium includes the following:
- a CDS encoding TolC family protein; this translates as MAARTDTIGAGPTAPIRESLDPNSVRRPYQNSINPDTTNPDVNELTFVPADEARDVAARLESYARRASGAGQEVRTLTITDVFRIVQRTGREYLNAEEDYLIAAISLLIEQHRWGPRLFNDTAVTVGASGDSGSFDHAINVVNSLRATQRLPYGGEVEARWVWRATEQLRSSVSGQYRQSSELILGGSIPLLRGGGVTARESIIQAERDIIYAARSFEEFRRSFLADIADDYFALLQTRSQIANQERQIESLRRLNEATQARVDAGRESRFRVAIVENQLLSGVASLASLREQYILQLDRFKVRLGLDPKEPIEIAALEFELAEPEIDEYVAAQYALEYRLDLQNQRDRVTDARRAVANAKNNVLPDLDIRGQVGVPTDPGTREGGVDFDFDYTRYSAGVDLSLPLDRKIEQLGLKRTMVQLERQIRNYERARDDVVVTSRSAVRQIDRARFSLTLAERQVSINRERLREQKLKEDIVDPQSIVDSENDLLRSENDRDRAKTDLRNAILNYLVVTGQMRVAPGGEFQPVPGMMLETPAGVVPIPQPDEIRPTPGAEGPKPAELPGGGEIEPDGDEPRDE
- a CDS encoding beta-galactosidase translates to MASVTYDGRSFMLDGRRIWLVSGSIPYFRVPRASWADRIHGAKCAGLNAIDVPIAWQRHEARAGQFDFKGENDIRHFVELIGKAGMMAILRVGPYIGQDLDMGGLPAWLSAMPNISMRTNSGAFLEACSRYLSAVADEVRDLQVTAPGVGGPIVLVQNEFSWTCGDDTLANAYLGELIRYLREGGINVPIVNANNLWQGVEGEIDGWCGSEQMISTLRQLATVRPDQPRFVIDFNLGASSTWGSEPKPQVEPLVVQRRLAEVLAAGGQFNLQPFFGGTTFGFAGGREHEGSEGFFCASNDRGAPLDEAGRPTESYKAIRRVCHFASQFGRVLSNLDTSYQPVMLDVAQHVGSRSVARPAKGETQAGGFVVAHANGGQGGVAFIFRDQQTKTPAAATLLLADGSNVSVPIGQQHVAWCLIDVHLGGRSRIDYSAFNAFAMVGKVFVCYGPSGSRGVVSINGAPIELEAPSGKKPTVVAHEGIHIVLCSESQIDSAFVTERTVIVGASAISASGEPIVDDASEQRQVTVIDSEGVVKSGGAKVRPAPKSAPKAMLSAMTPVESADYISGQSARFATIAGPADLVALGCPWGYGWYRLGIKSGSAKRVKVAAPHGADRLHTFLDGEFLGVLGVGPGANDHITLSLKKGSHNLVMLAENLGRRSGGVSLAEKKGLHGHLQVVQAIKGVKSKVVIAEPLDLLKFQSPLWEVRTGDTTVPERLTLTFSHRKSTPVLIKVQNSRARAVLVANGTPIKFLERGATVSVLLDAPVLHKGNNAIQVALVGEGLTLTPEQAFKDVKIQIEECVDNLTAKADWAFAKWEQPNGAAFRASKSGSHNGPTWWRGSFTANSNESPLFIDLSGMTKGQIYIDDKHLGRYFVSMPGAGAVGPQTSHLIPSAWITPGQTHEIVIFDEHGGNPSKCRLVYAAGAHAIRV
- a CDS encoding GNAT family N-acetyltransferase yields the protein MTMHNPSKSVSTTSGTHPAPVTPRRLLARIAPERAVEVVAPRGVAAGRMTLRPLIESDREPFLATINGSRAHLERWIPLNNPGESDDAFFERQLQLASTGDSQGTAWRRIGVLPSGEIVGGFNLNAIARGLQSSADMNWWIASGHTRQGLAREGILSTLRHAFADLPAGLGLHTIHAGIAPENDASIRLALSLGFSHERGVQSYLRVGERWELHDIYAMTVLDAHALAG